One region of Thiomonas intermedia genomic DNA includes:
- a CDS encoding DUF1269 domain-containing protein: MRRLFFLAPDVPSAHALVDSLLLARIADKHIHVLAREGTPLGDLPEAGVAQRSDLIPALERGAAAGGATGLVAGLVAVALPGMAVIPAGGIVIALAAAGALVGSWASSMVGVSVSSTRLERFKDAIASGQVLVMADVTHEHVQPILDRMKTCCPNVVSEGMDHDIPVFP, from the coding sequence ATGCGCAGACTCTTTTTCCTCGCCCCGGACGTGCCCAGCGCGCACGCTTTGGTGGACAGTCTTCTGCTCGCCCGCATTGCGGACAAGCACATTCACGTTCTGGCCCGTGAAGGCACGCCGCTGGGCGATCTGCCCGAGGCGGGCGTCGCACAGCGATCCGACCTCATTCCCGCTCTCGAACGGGGCGCGGCCGCCGGTGGGGCCACGGGCCTCGTTGCGGGCCTGGTGGCCGTAGCCTTGCCCGGCATGGCCGTCATCCCGGCGGGTGGCATCGTTATCGCGCTGGCCGCCGCAGGCGCGCTGGTGGGCAGTTGGGCCAGCAGCATGGTGGGCGTGAGCGTGAGCAGCACGCGGCTCGAACGGTTCAAGGACGCCATCGCCTCCGGCCAGGTGCTGGTGATGGCCGACGTGACGCACGAGCATGTTCAACCCATCCTCGATCGCATGAAGACCTGCTGCCCGAACGTGGTCTCGGAAGGCATGGACCACGATATTCCGGTCTTTCCCTGA
- the recQ gene encoding DNA helicase RecQ — translation MPSKFPTALDALQHVWGYTAFRSLQAQAIDHVVAGGDALVLMPTGGGKSLCFQIPSLLRSGVGIVVSPLIALMQDQVAALRELGLRAAFLNSTLDAAEARAVQRAARAGELDLLYMAPERLLSESGLALLDELRIALFAIDEAHCVSQWGHDFRPEYGQLSMLRERWPDVPRVALTATADEPTRHEIVQRLLHDGTEFVSSFDRPNIRYRVVEKRDGRAQLLQFIRTEHPFDCGVVYALSRNTVEEVAEMLSGHGLRALPYHAGLPAATRAAHLRRFLDEDGIVMVATIAFGMGIDKPDVRFVAHLDMPKSIEGYFQETGRAGRDGLPATAWMAYGLQDVVQQRRLIELSEADDAYKRLSTAKLDAMLALAEAADCRRVRLLGYFGESSSPCGNCDNCLNPPQLIDVTESAQKLLSTIYRCRQASGTSFAASHLIDVLRGKRTEKTERHSHHALSTFGIGADLSETDWRLLLRQLAAQRVVEVDAAHFNVLHLTDASRAVLKGQQRIHLKHREPGSERRRRSASGSTASTGTRLTMQAMSSADAELFAHLRSWRAATAKDHGVPAYVVFPDATLQAIALARPDSLEALRSISGVGDKKRDTYGAALLEVIAQQA, via the coding sequence ATGCCCTCGAAGTTTCCCACCGCCCTGGACGCTCTGCAGCACGTCTGGGGCTATACCGCGTTCCGCAGTTTGCAGGCCCAGGCCATCGACCATGTGGTCGCGGGCGGCGACGCCCTGGTGCTCATGCCCACGGGCGGCGGCAAATCGCTGTGTTTCCAGATTCCGTCCCTGCTGCGCAGCGGCGTGGGCATCGTCGTCTCGCCGCTGATCGCGCTGATGCAGGATCAGGTGGCCGCGCTGCGCGAACTGGGCCTGCGCGCCGCCTTCCTCAACTCCACGCTCGACGCCGCCGAGGCTAGAGCCGTGCAGCGCGCCGCGCGCGCGGGCGAGCTCGACCTGCTCTACATGGCGCCGGAGCGGCTGCTGAGCGAATCCGGCCTGGCCCTGCTCGACGAGCTTCGCATCGCCCTGTTCGCCATCGACGAGGCGCACTGCGTCTCGCAATGGGGCCACGATTTCCGCCCAGAGTACGGCCAGCTCTCGATGCTGCGCGAACGCTGGCCCGACGTGCCTCGCGTGGCCCTGACGGCCACCGCCGACGAGCCCACGCGGCACGAGATCGTGCAGCGTTTGCTGCATGACGGCACCGAGTTCGTCTCCAGTTTCGACCGCCCCAACATCCGCTACCGCGTGGTGGAAAAGCGCGACGGCCGCGCGCAGCTGCTGCAGTTCATCCGCACCGAGCATCCGTTCGATTGCGGCGTGGTCTATGCCCTGTCGCGCAACACGGTGGAAGAGGTGGCCGAGATGCTGTCCGGCCACGGGCTGCGCGCCCTGCCCTACCACGCCGGTCTGCCCGCGGCCACGCGCGCGGCCCATCTGCGGCGCTTTCTCGACGAGGACGGCATCGTCATGGTGGCGACGATTGCCTTCGGCATGGGCATCGACAAGCCCGACGTGCGTTTCGTCGCCCACCTCGACATGCCCAAGTCCATCGAGGGCTATTTCCAGGAGACCGGCCGCGCCGGGCGCGACGGTCTGCCCGCCACCGCCTGGATGGCCTACGGCCTGCAGGACGTGGTGCAGCAGCGGCGGCTCATCGAACTGTCGGAGGCCGACGATGCCTACAAGCGCCTGTCCACCGCCAAGCTCGACGCCATGCTCGCCCTCGCCGAGGCCGCCGACTGCCGCCGCGTGCGCCTGCTGGGCTACTTCGGCGAATCCAGCTCGCCCTGCGGCAACTGCGACAACTGCCTGAATCCGCCGCAACTCATCGACGTCACCGAGTCGGCACAGAAGCTGCTGTCCACCATCTACCGCTGCCGCCAGGCCAGCGGCACCAGCTTTGCGGCGAGCCACCTCATCGACGTGCTGCGCGGCAAGCGCACCGAAAAGACCGAGCGCCACAGCCACCACGCGCTGTCCACCTTCGGCATCGGGGCCGACCTGAGCGAGACCGACTGGCGCCTGCTGCTGCGCCAGCTCGCCGCGCAGCGCGTCGTCGAGGTGGACGCCGCACATTTCAACGTGCTGCACCTCACCGACGCCAGCCGCGCCGTGCTCAAGGGCCAGCAGCGCATCCATCTCAAGCACCGCGAGCCCGGCTCGGAACGCCGACGGCGCAGTGCCAGCGGCAGCACCGCCTCGACCGGTACGCGCCTGACGATGCAAGCCATGTCGAGCGCCGACGCCGAACTGTTCGCCCACCTGCGCAGCTGGCGTGCGGCCACGGCGAAGGACCATGGGGTGCCGGCCTATGTGGTCTTTCCCGACGCCACGCTGCAGGCCATCGCGCTGGCGCGCCCCGACAGCCTGGAGGCCCTGCGCAGCATTTCCGGCGTGGGCGACAAGAAGCGCGACACCTATGGCGCCGCGCTGCTCGAGGTCATTGCCCAGCAGGCTTGA
- a CDS encoding DMT family transporter, with protein MSTSAASLRASALMLLASLIWGTAFVAQTASIGTIGPFYYTGMRFVLGAAVVLAVMALRRRPNPADHPGSNPGSLLRDGGLLGVVVAISISMQQIGLESTTVANAGFISSLYVLLVPLLGLLWGRRVGAGVWLGALLAASGMYFLSVRQGYSVRHGDWLELGGALFITLQLLLLGRMAPRHDPLQLALVQFVVCGLLCLGAGGLMESISLEAIGRGVWPILYGGALSVGVAYTLQVVAQRHAIPAHAAVIFSMEGVFAALAAWLVLHQALDARALFGCALVFGGLVVSQLPLRTLADGLRAHMRRLPSPQTLDS; from the coding sequence ATGTCCACCTCCGCTGCTTCGCTTCGCGCCAGCGCCCTGATGCTGCTGGCTTCGCTCATCTGGGGCACGGCCTTCGTCGCCCAGACCGCGAGCATCGGCACGATTGGGCCGTTCTACTACACCGGCATGCGTTTCGTGTTGGGGGCCGCCGTGGTGCTGGCCGTCATGGCCTTGCGTCGCCGCCCAAATCCCGCCGACCACCCCGGCTCCAACCCCGGCAGCCTGCTGCGCGACGGCGGGCTGCTCGGCGTGGTCGTGGCCATTTCCATTTCGATGCAGCAGATCGGGCTGGAGTCCACCACCGTGGCCAACGCCGGTTTCATCAGCTCGCTCTATGTGTTGCTCGTGCCGCTGCTCGGCCTGCTGTGGGGACGGCGGGTCGGCGCAGGCGTCTGGCTGGGTGCGCTGCTGGCGGCCTCTGGCATGTATTTTCTCAGTGTGCGTCAGGGCTACAGCGTGCGCCACGGCGACTGGCTGGAACTGGGGGGGGCGTTGTTCATCACGCTGCAGCTGCTGCTGCTGGGCCGAATGGCCCCACGCCACGACCCTTTGCAGCTCGCCCTGGTGCAGTTTGTCGTCTGCGGTCTGCTTTGTCTGGGGGCCGGGGGGCTGATGGAATCGATCAGTCTCGAGGCGATCGGGCGTGGCGTCTGGCCCATTCTCTACGGCGGCGCCCTCTCGGTAGGCGTGGCCTACACCCTGCAGGTCGTGGCGCAACGTCATGCCATACCCGCGCATGCTGCGGTAATTTTCAGCATGGAGGGCGTATTCGCGGCTCTGGCGGCTTGGCTGGTGCTGCATCAGGCCCTGGACGCTCGCGCACTCTTCGGCTGCGCGCTGGTATTCGGCGGCCTGGTGGTGTCGCAGTTGCCACTGCGCACCCTCGCCGACGGTCTGCGTGCCCACATGCGCCGTCTGCCATCGCCGCAGACCCTCGACTCCTGA
- a CDS encoding zf-TFIIB domain-containing protein translates to MQCPHCAGTTLVMAERQGIEIDYCPKCRGVWLDRGELDKIVERAAAAEGGTIHAAPAPAAAPAAAPAPQRAAPRQPDFEDSDFRRPSHDSRQGQQPYRKRKSLLSDLFDFD, encoded by the coding sequence ATGCAATGTCCACACTGTGCCGGCACGACGCTGGTGATGGCCGAGCGTCAGGGCATCGAGATTGACTACTGCCCGAAGTGCCGCGGCGTCTGGCTCGATCGCGGCGAACTCGACAAGATTGTCGAGCGCGCGGCGGCCGCCGAGGGGGGCACGATTCACGCCGCGCCTGCCCCTGCCGCGGCCCCTGCCGCGGCCCCGGCGCCACAACGAGCGGCGCCCCGCCAGCCCGATTTCGAAGACAGCGATTTTCGCAGGCCATCGCACGATTCACGCCAGGGGCAGCAGCCCTACCGCAAGCGCAAGTCGCTGCTGTCCGATCTGTTTGATTTCGATTGA
- a CDS encoding TerC family protein, with product MDILQLPFLGHAVWLWLVFGGVVVTLLALDLGVLHRDGGEISVTESLWLSAGYIAVALVFGGWLWWQVGPQQGMDYFTAYAVEKSLSLDNVFVISLVFAAFAVPRQYQHRVLFWGILGVIVMRALLIGAGATLVQEFHWILYLFAAFLIYTGVKMLWAADHAPDPMRNPVLRLIRRVVPVSEQLHGNAFWVKRPDGHGRMRRLATPLFMALVTVELADLVFAVDSVPAVFAVTADPFVVYTSNIFAILGLRALYFALAAILHRFAYLKYALALVLVFIGGKIIAAELVGKIPSAISLAVTFGLLAAGVLFSLWKTRGAVVIKPAGQ from the coding sequence ATGGATATCTTGCAGCTCCCTTTTCTAGGTCACGCCGTCTGGCTCTGGCTGGTGTTTGGCGGCGTGGTCGTCACTCTGCTTGCGCTCGATCTCGGGGTGTTGCACCGCGACGGTGGCGAGATCAGCGTGACGGAAAGTCTGTGGCTTTCGGCGGGCTATATCGCGGTCGCCCTGGTGTTCGGCGGCTGGCTGTGGTGGCAGGTGGGGCCGCAGCAGGGCATGGATTACTTCACCGCCTACGCCGTCGAGAAGAGCCTGTCGCTGGACAATGTGTTCGTGATCTCGCTGGTCTTTGCGGCCTTCGCCGTGCCGCGCCAGTACCAGCACCGGGTGCTGTTCTGGGGCATTCTGGGCGTGATCGTGATGCGGGCGCTGCTCATCGGCGCCGGCGCCACGCTGGTCCAGGAGTTCCACTGGATTCTCTACCTGTTCGCCGCCTTCCTCATCTACACCGGCGTGAAGATGCTGTGGGCGGCCGATCATGCGCCCGATCCGATGCGCAACCCGGTGCTGCGCCTGATTCGCCGCGTGGTGCCGGTGTCGGAGCAACTGCATGGCAACGCCTTCTGGGTGAAGCGGCCCGATGGACATGGGCGCATGCGCCGCCTTGCCACGCCCTTGTTCATGGCGCTGGTCACCGTGGAACTGGCCGATCTGGTGTTTGCCGTGGACAGCGTGCCCGCCGTCTTCGCGGTGACGGCCGACCCCTTCGTGGTCTACACGAGCAATATCTTCGCCATCCTGGGCCTGCGTGCGCTGTACTTTGCGCTGGCGGCCATCTTGCACCGCTTCGCCTATCTGAAGTACGCGCTGGCGCTGGTGCTGGTGTTCATCGGCGGCAAGATCATCGCGGCCGAGCTGGTGGGCAAGATCCCGTCGGCGATCAGCCTGGCGGTGACCTTCGGTCTGCTGGCCGCAGGTGTGCTGTTCTCGCTGTGGAAGACGCGCGGCGCGGTGGTAATCAAGCCTGCTGGGCAATGA
- the icmF gene encoding fused isobutyryl-CoA mutase/GTPase IcmF, whose protein sequence is MTDLSEAKALAAYRPQQRLRFVTAASLFDGHDAAINIMRRILIGMGAEVIHLGHNRSVDEIVTAALQEDAHAIAVSSYQGGHVEFFRYMVDRLRAQGAGHIQVFGGGGGVIVADEIEALQQYGVARIYSPEDGQRLGLQGMIGDMLRRADHPLPALPETQTADALRTSPSLLARLITQMENGQTEAAFLRSLHQRAETAHSVVLGVTGTGGAGKSSLVDELIRRARLDQDDALRIAVISIDPSRRKSGGALLGDRIRMNAIGPWARQEAPGSPGDSAGTKVFMRSLATRDAGSEISKALPDVIAACKATGFDLIVVETSGIGQGDAAIVPHADATLYVMTPEFGAASQLEKIDMLDFADFVALNKFDRKGAMDALRDVAKQLQRNREAWTAKPGDLPVFGTMAARFNDDGVTALYQALKARLATHGLALKAGRLPLVETRHSTHQTPIVPAARSRYLADIADTVRGYHRHVQTQSVLAREAQQLRESGRMLHAANPDKTAAVNAVNDLAEQREARMQPAARKLLAQWPDMQRAYAGDDYVVKIRDREIRTALVHTTLSGTRVRKVVLPRWEDHGEVLRWLMRDNVPGSFPYTAGVFAFKRENEDPTRMFAGEGDAFRTNKRFKLLSEGMPAKRLSTAFDSVTLYGADPDRRPDIYGKVGNSGVSIATLDDLKVLYDGFDLCDAATSVSMTINGPAPTILAMFLNAAVDQQMARFETDNGRQPTDDETQKIREWVLENVRGTVQADILKEDQGQNTCIFSTEFSLKVMGDIQQYFVQHRVRNFYSVSISGYHIAEAGANPISQLAFTLSNGFTFVEAYLARGMHIDDFAPNLSFFFSNGMDPEYSVLGRVARRIWAVAMRDKYGANERSQKLKYHVQTSGRSLHAQEIDFNDIRTTLQALIALYDNCNSLHTNAFDEAITTPTEDSVRRAMAIQLIINREWGLAKCENPNQGAFVIEELTDLVEEAVLKEFEAIAERGGVLGAMETGYQRGKIQEESLHYEMLKHTGELPIIGVNTFRNPHGDAAPAHLELARSTDDEKQSQLQRLADFHRRHAAEAPAMLARLQQAVIDNGNVFAVLMDAVRVCSLGQITTALFEVGGQYRRSM, encoded by the coding sequence ATGACCGACTTGTCCGAGGCCAAGGCGCTGGCCGCGTACCGCCCGCAGCAAAGGCTGCGTTTTGTCACGGCGGCCTCGCTGTTCGACGGACACGACGCCGCCATCAACATCATGCGGCGCATCCTCATCGGCATGGGGGCGGAGGTCATCCATCTGGGGCATAACCGTTCGGTGGACGAAATCGTCACCGCAGCCCTTCAGGAAGACGCTCACGCGATTGCCGTCTCCAGCTACCAGGGCGGCCATGTCGAATTTTTCCGCTATATGGTCGATCGATTGCGCGCGCAGGGGGCTGGCCACATTCAGGTCTTCGGCGGCGGCGGCGGCGTGATCGTGGCCGACGAGATCGAGGCGCTACAGCAGTATGGTGTCGCCCGGATCTACAGCCCCGAAGACGGCCAGCGACTGGGGCTGCAAGGCATGATCGGCGACATGCTCCGGCGTGCCGATCACCCCCTGCCCGCCCTGCCCGAGACTCAGACCGCCGACGCGCTGCGGACGTCGCCGTCCTTGCTCGCCCGACTGATCACCCAGATGGAAAACGGCCAGACCGAGGCCGCGTTTTTGCGCAGCCTGCACCAGCGGGCCGAGACGGCGCACAGCGTGGTGCTGGGTGTGACCGGCACGGGCGGCGCAGGCAAGAGCAGCCTGGTCGATGAGCTGATCCGCCGGGCCCGGCTGGATCAGGACGACGCCCTGCGCATCGCCGTGATCAGCATCGACCCCTCGCGCCGCAAGAGCGGAGGCGCGCTGCTGGGCGACCGCATCCGCATGAACGCCATCGGCCCGTGGGCCCGGCAAGAGGCGCCGGGCTCCCCGGGAGACAGCGCTGGCACCAAAGTCTTCATGCGCAGCCTGGCCACGCGCGATGCCGGCAGCGAGATCAGCAAGGCCCTGCCAGACGTGATCGCGGCGTGCAAGGCTACGGGCTTCGATCTGATCGTGGTGGAGACCTCGGGCATCGGCCAGGGCGACGCGGCCATCGTGCCCCATGCCGACGCGACGCTTTACGTCATGACGCCGGAATTCGGCGCAGCCAGCCAGTTGGAGAAGATCGACATGCTGGACTTCGCCGACTTCGTCGCCCTCAACAAGTTCGACCGCAAAGGGGCGATGGACGCCCTGCGCGACGTGGCCAAGCAACTGCAGCGCAACCGCGAAGCCTGGACCGCCAAGCCCGGGGATCTGCCCGTCTTCGGCACCATGGCCGCCCGCTTCAACGATGACGGCGTGACCGCGCTTTACCAGGCCCTCAAGGCGCGTCTGGCGACGCATGGCCTGGCCCTCAAGGCCGGACGCCTACCGCTCGTCGAGACCCGTCACAGCACCCACCAGACGCCCATCGTGCCCGCAGCCCGCAGCCGCTATCTGGCCGACATCGCCGACACGGTGCGCGGCTATCACCGTCATGTCCAGACGCAGTCGGTGCTGGCGCGTGAAGCGCAGCAGTTGCGCGAAAGCGGCCGCATGCTGCACGCCGCCAACCCCGACAAGACTGCCGCGGTGAACGCGGTGAATGATCTGGCCGAGCAGCGCGAGGCGCGCATGCAGCCCGCCGCCCGAAAGCTGCTGGCACAGTGGCCCGACATGCAGCGCGCCTATGCCGGCGACGACTATGTGGTGAAGATCCGCGACCGCGAGATCCGCACCGCGCTCGTCCACACCACGCTGTCGGGCACCCGGGTGCGCAAGGTGGTGCTTCCCCGTTGGGAGGATCACGGCGAGGTGCTGCGCTGGTTGATGCGCGACAACGTGCCGGGCAGCTTCCCGTACACCGCCGGGGTGTTCGCCTTCAAGCGTGAGAATGAAGACCCCACCCGCATGTTCGCCGGTGAGGGCGACGCCTTTCGCACCAACAAGCGTTTCAAGCTGCTCAGCGAAGGCATGCCGGCCAAGCGCCTGTCCACCGCGTTCGATTCGGTCACGCTCTATGGCGCCGACCCCGACCGCCGACCCGACATCTACGGCAAGGTAGGCAATTCGGGCGTGAGCATCGCCACGCTCGACGACCTCAAAGTGCTGTACGACGGCTTCGACCTGTGCGATGCCGCCACCTCGGTGAGCATGACCATCAACGGCCCGGCGCCCACCATCCTGGCGATGTTCCTCAACGCGGCCGTCGATCAGCAGATGGCCAGGTTCGAGACCGACAACGGCCGCCAGCCCACCGACGACGAAACCCAGAAGATCCGCGAGTGGGTGCTGGAGAACGTGCGCGGCACGGTGCAGGCCGACATTCTCAAGGAAGATCAGGGGCAGAACACCTGCATCTTCTCCACCGAGTTCTCGCTCAAGGTCATGGGCGACATCCAGCAATATTTCGTGCAGCACCGGGTGCGCAATTTCTATTCGGTGTCGATCTCCGGCTACCACATCGCCGAGGCGGGCGCGAATCCCATCTCGCAGCTTGCGTTCACGCTGTCCAACGGTTTCACCTTTGTCGAGGCCTACCTGGCCCGCGGCATGCACATCGACGATTTCGCGCCCAACCTGAGCTTTTTCTTCAGCAACGGCATGGACCCGGAGTACAGCGTGCTCGGCCGTGTGGCGCGTCGCATCTGGGCCGTGGCCATGCGCGACAAGTACGGAGCGAACGAACGCAGCCAGAAGCTCAAATACCACGTGCAGACCAGCGGCCGCAGTCTGCATGCGCAGGAGATCGACTTCAACGACATCCGCACCACCCTGCAGGCGCTGATCGCCCTCTACGACAACTGCAACAGCCTGCACACCAACGCCTTTGACGAGGCCATCACGACGCCCACGGAAGACAGCGTGCGCCGGGCCATGGCCATTCAGCTCATCATCAATCGCGAATGGGGCCTGGCGAAATGCGAAAACCCGAATCAGGGCGCCTTCGTCATCGAGGAGCTGACCGATCTGGTCGAAGAAGCCGTGCTCAAGGAATTCGAGGCCATCGCCGAGCGCGGCGGCGTGCTCGGTGCGATGGAAACCGGCTACCAGCGCGGCAAGATCCAGGAGGAGAGCCTGCACTACGAGATGCTCAAGCACACCGGCGAACTGCCCATCATCGGCGTCAACACCTTCCGCAACCCTCACGGCGACGCGGCCCCGGCGCATCTCGAACTGGCGCGATCAACCGATGACGAAAAGCAATCGCAGCTGCAGCGGCTGGCCGACTTCCATCGACGCCACGCGGCCGAAGCGCCGGCCATGCTCGCGCGGCTGCAGCAGGCGGTGATCGACAACGGCAATGTGTTCGCCGTGTTGATGGACGCGGTGCGCGTGTGCAGCCTGGGGCAGATCACGACAGCACTGTTCGAGGTTGGTGGCCAGTACCGGCGCAGCATGTAG
- a CDS encoding pseudouridine synthase, producing MSTKPRSAPVWPGRPLRTDAADRGSAATPSRPSAAPEGQTDAQVRLSKRMSELGLASRREADDWIERGWVLLDGEPAVLGTKVAGNLPASRIVIRRAAQHLQARQVTILLHKPVGYVSAQAEHGYTPAVALIKSETRWAECDSPHGFAPTHLRHLAVAGRLDIDSTGLLVLTQDGRIARQLIGEDSAIEKEYLVRVSLADSPARNSGDEDVQAAFPESRLALLRHGLALDGHPLRPAQVEWINPQQLRFVLREGKKRQIRRMCELVGLRVTGLKRVRMGQVRLGALPQGQWRYLRDDEAF from the coding sequence ATGAGTACCAAACCCCGCTCCGCCCCGGTCTGGCCCGGACGTCCCCTGCGCACAGACGCCGCGGACAGAGGCTCCGCTGCGACCCCAAGCCGGCCGTCTGCCGCACCGGAAGGTCAGACCGATGCTCAGGTGCGTCTGTCCAAGCGAATGTCCGAACTCGGACTGGCCTCACGGCGCGAGGCCGACGACTGGATCGAGCGCGGCTGGGTCCTTCTCGATGGCGAACCCGCCGTGCTGGGCACCAAGGTGGCCGGCAATCTGCCCGCTTCTCGCATCGTCATTCGCCGGGCGGCACAGCACCTGCAGGCCAGGCAGGTCACGATTCTGCTGCACAAACCCGTGGGCTATGTCAGCGCGCAGGCCGAGCACGGCTACACCCCGGCGGTCGCGCTCATCAAGAGTGAAACCCGCTGGGCGGAGTGCGACTCGCCGCACGGTTTTGCGCCGACGCATCTGCGCCATCTGGCCGTGGCGGGTCGGCTGGACATCGACTCCACCGGCCTGCTGGTCCTCACCCAGGACGGCCGCATCGCACGCCAGCTCATCGGCGAAGACAGCGCGATCGAGAAGGAGTATCTCGTGCGCGTCAGCCTGGCCGATTCACCAGCCCGCAACAGCGGCGATGAGGACGTGCAGGCTGCGTTCCCCGAGAGCCGCCTCGCCCTGCTGCGTCACGGCCTTGCGCTCGATGGCCATCCTCTGCGGCCCGCGCAGGTCGAATGGATCAACCCGCAGCAGTTACGGTTCGTTCTGCGCGAAGGCAAGAAGCGCCAGATCCGTCGCATGTGCGAGCTGGTCGGCCTGCGGGTGACGGGCCTCAAGCGCGTGCGCATGGGCCAGGTTCGCCTGGGCGCACTTCCCCAAGGCCAGTGGCGCTATCTGCGCGACGACGAAGCCTTCTGA
- the nhaR gene encoding transcriptional activator NhaR, whose amino-acid sequence MNFKHLHYFWVTAKTGGIVRAGKQLHITPQTLSGQIKLLEDHLGKRLLRKSGRHVELTEAGQLALRYAEEIFTLGAEMEAALQHDQPARPSAPLRIGVTDAVPKAIAYRLIEPALQGGESPRLVCEEGEMDDLLADLAVHRLDLVIADAPLPAHVNVRAFNHRLGRTTLSFYASPSLLQRASLPFPHCLAELPLLLPAPSSAVRGQIDQWLGQNKIAARIAGEFEDGALMTAFGREGRGAFAAPSVLQADINRELGVTLLGHCEDMHQEFYAISVERRITHPGVAHITRVAKDLLGA is encoded by the coding sequence ATGAATTTCAAACATCTGCACTATTTCTGGGTCACGGCAAAGACCGGCGGCATCGTTCGGGCGGGCAAGCAGCTGCACATCACCCCGCAAACGCTCAGCGGCCAGATCAAGTTGCTGGAAGACCATCTGGGCAAGCGCCTGCTGCGCAAGAGCGGGCGCCATGTGGAACTCACCGAGGCTGGCCAGTTGGCGCTGCGCTACGCCGAGGAGATCTTCACCCTGGGCGCGGAAATGGAAGCTGCGCTGCAGCACGATCAGCCCGCCCGACCTTCCGCACCCTTGCGCATCGGGGTGACGGACGCCGTACCGAAGGCGATTGCGTACCGGCTCATCGAACCCGCGCTGCAAGGCGGCGAATCACCCCGCCTGGTGTGCGAGGAAGGCGAGATGGATGACCTGCTGGCCGATCTGGCGGTGCATCGGCTCGATCTGGTCATCGCCGATGCCCCGCTGCCCGCGCATGTGAACGTGCGGGCGTTCAATCACCGCCTGGGCCGCACGACGCTGAGCTTCTATGCCAGCCCGTCGCTGCTGCAGCGCGCCAGCCTGCCCTTCCCGCACTGTCTTGCCGAACTGCCCTTGCTGCTGCCGGCCCCTTCTTCGGCGGTGCGCGGGCAGATCGACCAATGGCTGGGACAGAACAAGATCGCCGCCCGCATTGCCGGCGAATTCGAAGATGGCGCCCTCATGACGGCATTCGGCCGCGAGGGTCGAGGCGCTTTCGCCGCGCCCAGCGTGCTGCAGGCCGACATCAATCGAGAACTCGGCGTGACCCTGCTCGGCCACTGCGAGGATATGCACCAGGAGTTCTACGCCATCTCGGTGGAGCGGCGCATCACCCACCCGGGCGTGGCTCACATCACCCGCGTAGCCAAGGACCTGCTCGGCGCCTGA
- a CDS encoding Bax inhibitor-1/YccA family protein yields MNESNAWGKSAVVYSTGTAAVAIPAHRVLRNTYALLALTLTFSAAVAAASAALKLPHPGIILTLVGYFGLLFATYKLSNSAWGLGAVFALTGFMGYTLGPIVNHYLAMQGGGEIVAMAFGGTALIFFGLSAWVLTSKRDFSFMGGFLFAGMIVALLAGLAAVFFQMPALSLTVSAAVVLLMSGMILFETSRIVNGGETNYILATVSLFVSIFNLFTSLLQLLGFMGSDE; encoded by the coding sequence ATGAACGAGAGCAATGCCTGGGGCAAGAGTGCCGTGGTGTATTCCACCGGCACGGCTGCCGTCGCCATCCCCGCGCACCGCGTGCTGCGCAATACCTATGCCTTGCTGGCGCTGACGCTGACCTTCAGCGCCGCGGTGGCCGCGGCGAGCGCTGCGCTCAAGCTGCCGCATCCCGGCATCATCCTCACGCTGGTGGGCTACTTCGGCCTGCTGTTCGCCACCTACAAACTCAGCAACAGCGCCTGGGGTCTGGGCGCGGTGTTCGCCCTGACAGGCTTCATGGGTTACACGCTGGGCCCCATCGTCAACCACTACCTGGCGATGCAGGGCGGCGGCGAGATCGTGGCCATGGCCTTTGGTGGCACGGCGCTGATCTTCTTCGGGCTGTCGGCCTGGGTGCTGACCAGCAAGCGCGACTTCAGCTTCATGGGCGGCTTTCTCTTTGCCGGCATGATCGTGGCGCTGCTGGCCGGGCTGGCGGCGGTGTTCTTCCAGATGCCGGCGCTGTCGTTGACGGTCTCCGCCGCGGTGGTGCTGCTGATGTCGGGCATGATTCTGTTCGAAACCAGCCGCATCGTGAACGGTGGAGAGACCAACTACATCCTGGCCACGGTAAGCCTGTTCGTGAGCATCTTCAACCTGTTCACCAGCCTGCTGCAACTGCTCGGCTTCATGGGCAGCGACGAGTAA